One window of Rasiella rasia genomic DNA carries:
- a CDS encoding DUF6794 domain-containing protein, which produces MNKKILVLFLIFPTLLISQNDCGKFIEKYIPTDLNDAIAFFECKWSEENLNEFKNKEEQKATSELHFGTGRSLRNNWKLWAGTSELSKFFRDLGINHPDDMSGIILTSLHRKLNGIEIKLDNQIKYYKDYWAESERKETERKNKEFSEYKIGDIVEFTFDYDFVSKKQEEKWMDDKCYATAIIQDLNSEKLELKIKLKKSCDPKGIVILKYDVWEEIDGKYEKTAEDKIEIMKKGETRWSSYELWDIVEK; this is translated from the coding sequence ATGAATAAAAAAATTCTTGTCTTATTTCTCATTTTTCCAACTTTACTGATAAGCCAAAATGATTGTGGAAAATTTATTGAGAAATATATTCCGACTGACCTAAATGACGCAATTGCTTTTTTTGAATGTAAGTGGTCAGAAGAAAATTTAAACGAATTTAAAAACAAAGAGGAACAAAAGGCAACTTCTGAATTACATTTCGGAACTGGAAGGTCATTAAGAAACAATTGGAAACTTTGGGCTGGAACATCTGAATTATCAAAATTTTTTAGAGATTTAGGAATAAATCATCCTGATGATATGTCAGGAATAATTTTGACTTCGCTTCATCGAAAACTCAACGGAATTGAAATAAAATTAGATAATCAAATAAAGTATTACAAAGATTATTGGGCAGAATCCGAACGTAAAGAAACTGAAAGAAAAAACAAAGAGTTTAGCGAATACAAAATCGGAGATATTGTCGAATTTACTTTTGACTATGATTTCGTTTCTAAAAAACAAGAAGAGAAATGGATGGACGACAAATGTTATGCAACTGCAATAATTCAAGACTTGAACTCTGAAAAGTTGGAATTAAAAATTAAACTCAAAAAAAGTTGCGACCCAAAAGGTATTGTTATTTTAAAGTATGATGTTTGGGAAGAGATTGATGGCAAATATGAAAAAACAGCAGAGGACAAAATTGAGATTATGAAAAAAGGAGAAACACGCTGGAGTTCTTATGAATTATGGGACATTGTCGAAAAATAA